From one Desulfuribacillus stibiiarsenatis genomic stretch:
- a CDS encoding efflux RND transporter periplasmic adaptor subunit: MKRNLFTRKILFVFCVTLLTALLVACAAKEVNTVPVEDKEKRVKVEKPMLLSMGETLVTKADIVPSQEVSVVAEAEGTMVARKTQIGKLVKKGDILFTIENSSIDLALSKLQLEKEIARKRLDNAKIEYDNSVTLRKMSLEKLEQQKLILEREMERFQQLYEASAIPKKELEAIEDQIKLLALDIKQGKEGYRQLLQNQDLALMEVQLKELDIALQDISLKQDKLQIRAPITGVITELQGAVGMKLRGGEPVAKIESHQPLYARAEIAEHELIYVQNRKSFPLQVTVLNETLDSQLLFISPSPKSGKNGYKMELQIANNHNHKLLPGMSAQLVLSDDRSQEVMTVPNSALFRDADEYHVFTVKEGKAVKTLVEIGRRNKEYVEIISGLTSEDAVVVLGQNQLEDGDIVVVLQ; this comes from the coding sequence ATGAAAAGGAATTTATTCACAAGAAAGATCCTATTTGTATTTTGTGTTACGTTGCTTACTGCGTTACTCGTAGCATGTGCAGCGAAAGAAGTGAACACAGTACCGGTAGAGGATAAAGAAAAGCGAGTAAAAGTTGAAAAACCAATGCTACTATCGATGGGGGAAACATTAGTTACCAAAGCAGATATCGTGCCCTCCCAAGAAGTTAGTGTAGTAGCGGAGGCAGAAGGTACAATGGTTGCCCGTAAGACGCAAATCGGCAAGTTAGTGAAAAAAGGAGATATCCTATTCACGATTGAAAACAGCTCCATTGATTTAGCCCTATCAAAGCTTCAATTAGAGAAAGAGATTGCTAGAAAGCGATTAGATAACGCGAAAATAGAATATGATAATTCGGTAACTCTCCGAAAAATGAGCCTTGAGAAACTAGAGCAGCAAAAGTTGATACTTGAGCGGGAAATGGAACGCTTTCAGCAGCTCTACGAAGCATCAGCAATTCCTAAGAAAGAACTAGAAGCAATAGAAGACCAAATCAAATTGCTTGCATTAGATATTAAGCAAGGGAAAGAAGGATATCGTCAGCTTTTACAAAACCAAGACCTAGCGTTAATGGAAGTTCAACTCAAGGAATTAGATATCGCATTGCAAGACATTTCACTTAAACAGGATAAGTTGCAGATTCGTGCGCCAATTACTGGAGTAATCACGGAATTGCAAGGGGCCGTAGGGATGAAGCTTCGTGGTGGAGAACCAGTAGCGAAAATAGAATCCCACCAGCCGTTATATGCTCGCGCAGAGATTGCTGAACACGAACTGATATATGTACAAAACCGAAAGTCATTTCCCTTACAGGTTACCGTGTTAAATGAAACGCTAGATTCGCAGCTATTATTTATATCGCCATCACCAAAATCGGGTAAGAACGGATATAAGATGGAGCTGCAAATTGCGAACAATCATAATCACAAATTGTTACCGGGAATGAGTGCGCAACTCGTGTTATCCGACGACCGATCCCAGGAAGTCATGACGGTGCCAAATAGTGCATTATTCCGTGATGCAGACGAGTACCATGTGTTTACGGTTAAAGAGGGGAAAGCAGTAAAGACACTCGTTGAAATCGGTAGAAGAAATAAGGAATATGTAGAAATTATTAGTGGGCTAACAAGCGAAGACGCAGTAGTAGTATTAGGTCAGAATCAATTAGAAGACGGTGACATAGTCGTCGTTTTACAATAG
- a CDS encoding nucleotide excision repair endonuclease produces the protein MISITIPVADVTITKKDNPEGSNIYGFTDFHLIPRDKGGIFMFYNHDGELLFVGKARKLRQRIKKHFEDTVSAIKMSRDEVVKIEVCIVEDPVHREIYETYIINELKSKHNVDKVFFK, from the coding sequence ATGATTAGTATTACAATACCAGTAGCAGATGTAACGATTACGAAAAAAGATAACCCTGAGGGTAGCAATATTTACGGTTTTACTGATTTTCACCTGATTCCAAGGGACAAGGGTGGAATTTTCATGTTTTATAATCATGACGGAGAGCTATTGTTCGTCGGCAAAGCAAGGAAGCTTAGACAAAGAATAAAAAAGCACTTTGAAGATACAGTATCCGCCATTAAAATGAGTCGGGATGAAGTGGTAAAGATTGAAGTATGTATTGTTGAAGATCCTGTACATAGAGAGATTTATGAAACGTATATTATCAATGAACTAAAATCTAAACATAATGTGGATAAAGTATTTTTTAAGTAA
- a CDS encoding glycoside hydrolase family 18 protein codes for MQIHVVQRGQSLFGIAQAYNTTAAAIASANEIPNPNVLVVGQALVIPIVGSFYWVRPGDSLFSIGRRFGVNYLELARINQISPTQPLPVGLRIYIPPRPRTNAEINAYVEPLGGAVTPALEQATRNAAPLLTYLAPFSYQIQRDGTLQGPPMNNFPAIAQANRAALMLVVTNLEGGQFSAELGRIILTNVELQDRLLDNIIAEARRYNFGDVHFDLEFLPPELRENYNNFLRRAKARLSAQGLLMSTALAPKTSATQVGPWYEAHDYRAHGEIADFVVIMTYEWGYSGGPPMPVSPIGPVRQVLEYALTEMPASKIMMGQNLYGYDWTLPYVPGGPYARAVSPQRAIEIAAQNNVAIQYDFTAQAPHFDYRDAEGRLHKVWFEDARSIQAKFNLVKELGLRGVSYWKLGLSFPQNWLLIQENFNVVKR; via the coding sequence ATGCAAATTCATGTTGTCCAACGTGGACAATCGTTGTTCGGAATTGCCCAGGCTTATAATACGACTGCGGCTGCAATAGCATCGGCAAATGAAATACCCAACCCAAATGTTCTGGTAGTTGGTCAGGCTTTAGTCATTCCGATTGTGGGAAGCTTTTACTGGGTGCGCCCAGGAGACAGCCTATTCTCCATTGGACGAAGATTTGGTGTGAATTATCTAGAGCTTGCTAGAATCAATCAAATATCTCCAACGCAGCCGCTCCCTGTTGGCTTAAGAATCTATATTCCTCCTAGACCTAGAACAAATGCAGAGATTAACGCATATGTAGAGCCATTGGGAGGAGCTGTTACTCCTGCTCTAGAGCAAGCTACACGTAACGCTGCACCCTTGTTAACTTATCTTGCACCATTTAGCTACCAAATTCAAAGAGACGGAACATTGCAAGGTCCACCGATGAACAATTTTCCTGCCATCGCGCAGGCAAACCGTGCAGCATTAATGCTAGTTGTGACGAATCTAGAAGGTGGTCAGTTTAGTGCTGAGCTTGGCAGAATTATATTAACTAACGTTGAGCTACAAGATCGATTATTGGATAATATCATCGCCGAGGCAAGACGTTATAACTTTGGAGACGTTCACTTTGATTTGGAGTTCCTCCCACCTGAACTTCGGGAGAATTATAACAACTTTCTGCGTAGAGCCAAGGCAAGATTATCTGCTCAAGGCTTGTTAATGTCAACCGCATTAGCACCGAAGACTAGCGCTACTCAGGTCGGCCCATGGTACGAAGCCCATGATTATAGAGCCCATGGTGAAATTGCTGACTTTGTTGTAATCATGACCTACGAGTGGGGCTATAGTGGTGGACCACCAATGCCAGTATCCCCTATTGGACCCGTGCGCCAGGTGTTAGAATATGCCTTAACGGAAATGCCTGCTTCAAAGATTATGATGGGTCAGAACCTGTACGGATACGACTGGACATTGCCGTATGTTCCTGGCGGACCATATGCAAGAGCAGTTAGTCCACAAAGGGCGATTGAAATTGCAGCACAGAACAACGTAGCCATTCAGTATGATTTTACTGCGCAAGCACCTCATTTCGATTACCGAGATGCTGAAGGACGATTGCATAAGGTTTGGTTCGAGGATGCACGTTCAATCCAAGCGAAGTTCAATCTTGTGAAGGAGTTAGGACTACGGGGGGTAAGCTATTGGAAGCTAGGGCTTTCTTTCCCACAAAACTGGCTACTGATTCAAGAGAACTTTAATGTGGTGAAGAGATAA
- a CDS encoding DUF421 domain-containing protein: MIESLKEILLVLGRIVTILPLLLLIAIYMGKRAIGQLPVFDFLIIVTLGSVVGADIADPNVHHLPTAVAIVAIGFLQRIVANWKISNRTIGRLLTFEPTIVIQHGKFLNKNLKKIRYSIDNILQMLREKDVFDIKEVETAIVEANGSISVLKIPQKNTVTLEDMKINRSTSSIAVPVIIEGTVYPDILEDFNLDQQWLLEHLAIQGVHNLKDVFFASINGNHELHISLINEESIKVPTINH, encoded by the coding sequence ATGATAGAATCTTTGAAAGAAATATTATTAGTTTTAGGGCGAATTGTCACAATTTTACCCTTACTTTTATTAATTGCCATATACATGGGTAAACGTGCCATTGGACAGCTTCCAGTATTTGATTTTCTAATCATTGTGACCCTTGGTTCCGTTGTCGGAGCAGATATAGCTGACCCTAATGTCCATCATCTACCAACAGCAGTAGCTATTGTCGCCATCGGGTTTCTCCAAAGAATTGTTGCCAATTGGAAGATTTCAAATCGAACCATAGGGAGATTGTTAACCTTTGAACCGACTATTGTCATCCAACACGGGAAGTTTCTTAATAAAAATCTCAAGAAAATTAGATACTCTATTGATAACATACTACAGATGCTTCGCGAAAAAGATGTTTTTGATATAAAAGAGGTCGAAACGGCGATTGTCGAAGCCAATGGTAGTATAAGTGTCCTAAAAATACCTCAAAAAAATACGGTCACCTTAGAAGATATGAAGATAAATCGATCAACATCTTCCATTGCTGTACCAGTTATTATAGAAGGGACCGTTTATCCGGATATCCTAGAGGATTTCAATTTAGACCAACAATGGTTGTTAGAGCATTTAGCGATTCAAGGCGTCCATAATTTAAAGGATGTTTTTTTCGCGTCTATTAATGGTAATCATGAACTTCATATTTCTTTGATCAATGAGGAAAGTATTAAGGTTCCCACTATAAATCATTAG
- a CDS encoding DUF1499 domain-containing protein → MIRMIGWGAALFVVLAIGVIAIIMYIGNSKVPDHLGVVDGRLAPLPDSPNAVSSQTDNPEKRVEPLPILGDKVNSMEKIKQAILAYGGSTIVNEREEYIHVVFSTPRMKYKDDVEFYIDEANQVIHIRSASRVGHSDLGLNRKRYEELKGLYMQ, encoded by the coding sequence ATGATTAGAATGATTGGATGGGGAGCGGCCCTGTTTGTAGTGCTTGCGATAGGTGTTATTGCGATTATCATGTACATCGGTAACAGTAAAGTGCCGGATCATTTAGGTGTAGTCGACGGTAGACTAGCACCATTACCTGATTCGCCAAATGCAGTGTCCAGCCAGACTGACAATCCAGAAAAACGTGTAGAACCACTACCGATTTTAGGTGACAAAGTAAACAGTATGGAAAAAATCAAGCAAGCGATTCTGGCATATGGTGGGTCCACAATTGTCAACGAGCGCGAAGAATACATACATGTTGTATTTTCAACTCCAAGGATGAAGTATAAAGATGATGTTGAGTTCTACATAGACGAAGCAAATCAAGTGATTCACATCCGCTCTGCATCACGTGTGGGACATTCCGATTTAGGACTCAATCGGAAAAGGTATGAGGAATTAAAGGGCTTATATATGCAGTAA
- a CDS encoding GyrI-like domain-containing protein, whose protein sequence is MEYKVVEKSAFQVIGKERTITTVNGENLELITEFWADSAEDGTVEMLRGQAGSLGLLGICMNFDHAQSELTYMIAVEKPATEITGCFVEREISASTWVIFESVGAIPEAIQNLWEKIFAQWFPVEGYEPSSAPILEVYPIGNQKDAQYRCEAWVPVIQK, encoded by the coding sequence ATGGAATACAAAGTGGTTGAGAAAAGCGCGTTTCAGGTTATCGGGAAAGAACGAACGATTACAACTGTAAATGGGGAAAATCTTGAGCTCATAACTGAGTTTTGGGCCGATAGCGCTGAAGATGGGACTGTAGAAATGCTTAGAGGACAAGCAGGTAGCCTTGGGCTTCTTGGTATATGCATGAATTTTGACCATGCTCAAAGTGAACTAACGTATATGATTGCAGTGGAAAAGCCAGCTACAGAAATAACTGGTTGTTTTGTCGAAAGAGAGATATCAGCAAGTACTTGGGTGATTTTTGAGTCTGTTGGGGCCATCCCAGAGGCGATACAGAACCTATGGGAGAAAATATTTGCCCAATGGTTTCCTGTTGAAGGATATGAACCATCTAGTGCGCCCATATTAGAGGTATACCCAATTGGTAATCAAAAAGATGCACAATACAGATGTGAAGCGTGGGTGCCTGTGATTCAAAAGTAA